A window from Vibrio orientalis CIP 102891 = ATCC 33934 encodes these proteins:
- a CDS encoding AraC family transcriptional regulator — MDKVQYQTVPNQEIGLIDANYQTFAFQRHYHLDFHIGLITQGEQKFHYQGESHHAGQGQIVLMPPDEMHDGQSKLDSGYKVKVFSLDPQWLSDLSDLKRSSDIIGFNQLVIDDSYVFNTLSQLHHNLTNTHQSQLAQDCLPYEGFSQLFERYGAKEQRSIVPLGNQSVATLKEYLMANLDQPVKLEQLSALCQLSPTQFQRHFKAKIGLTPYAWLSRLRMEQGMKLLKAGVKGTEVAHQVGFYDQAHFSKAFKAVYGVSPSQIN; from the coding sequence ATGGATAAGGTTCAATACCAAACAGTGCCCAATCAAGAGATAGGTTTGATCGACGCAAACTACCAGACGTTTGCCTTTCAACGTCACTATCATCTTGATTTTCACATTGGCCTTATCACCCAAGGGGAACAAAAATTCCATTATCAGGGTGAATCTCATCATGCCGGTCAAGGGCAAATAGTGTTGATGCCACCGGATGAAATGCACGATGGCCAATCCAAACTCGACTCTGGCTACAAGGTAAAAGTGTTTTCTCTTGATCCTCAATGGCTAAGCGATCTTTCCGATCTAAAACGATCTTCTGACATCATAGGTTTTAACCAACTTGTGATTGATGACTCTTATGTTTTCAATACCTTATCTCAACTACACCACAACCTAACCAACACTCACCAAAGTCAGCTTGCTCAAGACTGCCTACCTTATGAAGGGTTTAGCCAGCTATTCGAGCGCTACGGTGCAAAAGAGCAAAGAAGTATCGTGCCGCTTGGTAATCAGTCCGTTGCGACACTAAAAGAGTATTTGATGGCGAACCTCGATCAACCAGTCAAACTCGAACAACTCTCGGCATTGTGTCAGCTGAGTCCAACTCAGTTTCAGCGCCACTTCAAAGCCAAAATCGGCTTAACTCCCTACGCATGGCTAAGTCGGTTGCGTATGGAGCAAGGGATGAAATTATTGAAAGCGGGTGTGAAAGGTACTGAGGTCGCCCATCAAGTCGGCTTTTACGACCAAGCGCACTTCAGTAAAGCGTTTAAAGCCGTGTATGGCGTCAGCCCATCTCAAATCAACTAG
- a CDS encoding DNA-binding domain-containing protein yields MSALSLAELQQTFAAALHYQASGEACNIASDTFTADERMQIYRNNFVVSLSEVLAATYPMVSALVGEECFNQMARQHVLNNPLGSGDVSHYGEHFNDSISHFPAVVEAAPYAEEVARFEWCIDLAQQQQGQISLSGELLPLAKLAEIEPAQQAAIHLHLLPGVVLFRSSYAVYSLQRAIADNQFDDLQLHQAEQGFICCSAQGEVWTQKLANSAFDLLQYLHSGCTLGEIPPEQLQHINLIFDSNVIAGFTLAD; encoded by the coding sequence ATGAGCGCTCTCTCTCTTGCCGAACTCCAGCAGACGTTTGCCGCTGCCTTGCACTATCAAGCGAGCGGTGAAGCCTGCAATATTGCTAGTGATACCTTCACGGCTGATGAGCGAATGCAGATTTATCGCAATAACTTTGTTGTTAGCCTCAGCGAAGTGCTCGCTGCAACCTACCCGATGGTATCAGCTTTAGTTGGTGAGGAGTGCTTTAATCAAATGGCTCGCCAGCATGTACTCAACAACCCATTGGGTTCAGGTGATGTCAGCCACTATGGAGAGCATTTCAATGATTCTATTAGTCACTTCCCTGCCGTAGTCGAAGCGGCCCCCTATGCCGAAGAGGTGGCACGATTTGAATGGTGTATTGATTTAGCTCAGCAGCAACAGGGACAAATATCACTCTCTGGAGAACTGTTGCCGCTCGCCAAACTGGCTGAGATTGAGCCAGCGCAACAAGCTGCTATTCACCTGCATCTATTACCGGGGGTAGTGCTTTTTCGTTCATCTTATGCGGTTTATTCGTTGCAGAGAGCCATTGCTGACAACCAATTTGACGACTTGCAATTACACCAAGCAGAACAAGGTTTCATTTGTTGTTCAGCTCAAGGAGAGGTTTGGACACAAAAGTTAGCAAATAGCGCATTTGACTTGCTGCAGTACCTGCACTCTGGATGCACGCTTGGTGAGATACCACCAGAACAACTACAACATATCAATCTAATTTTTGACAGCAATGTGATTGCTGGATTTACACTTGCGGATTAA
- the uvrD gene encoding DNA helicase II produces the protein MDPSLLLDGLNDKQREAVAAPLENALVLAGAGSGKTRVLVHRIAWLMSVEQASPFSIMSVTFTNKAAAEMRGRIEEIMMGSASGMWNGTFHGICHRILRAHYLDATLPEDFQIIDTDDQVRLLRRLIKAQNLDEKQWPAKQVAWWINGKKDEGLRPNHIDAYGDPITKTYLQLYSAYQEACDRAGLVDFAEILLRAHELLRDKKHIREHYQARFKHILVDEFQDTNNIQYAWLRMMAGPDSHVMIVGDDDQSIYGWRGAKIENIEKFTQEFPSVNTIRLEQNYRSTKTILEASNTLIANNTERMGKELWTDGAEGEPISVYSAYNELDEARFAVNKIKEWQDKGGVLNDAAMLYRNNAQSRVLEEALIQAGLPYRIYGGMRFFERQEIKDALSYLRLMSNRNDDAAFERVVNTPTRGLGDKTLETIRFAARDQGSTMWQASLHLLENQVLAGRAAGALSRFIELVNALEDDTCELSLHEQTDHVIKYSGLFAMYEQEKGEKSKARIENLEELVTATRQFEKPEEAEDMTLLTAFLTHAALEAGEGQADEFDDAVQLMTLHSAKGLEFPLVFMVGVEEGMFPSQMSAEEAGRLEEERRLCYVGMTRAMEKLYITYAEMRRLYGQDKYHKPSRFIRELPEKCLDEVRMKAQVSRPASSGRFSQTVVKESFNETGFSLGSRVMHPKFGEGTIINFEGSGPQSRVQVAFNGEGIKWLVTAYAKLETL, from the coding sequence ATGGATCCTTCATTACTTCTCGATGGCCTGAATGACAAGCAGCGTGAAGCTGTTGCCGCCCCACTAGAAAATGCACTTGTCTTAGCTGGAGCAGGCAGTGGTAAAACGCGCGTGCTGGTGCATCGTATTGCGTGGTTGATGTCGGTTGAGCAAGCCTCACCATTTTCAATTATGTCAGTGACCTTCACCAACAAAGCGGCAGCGGAAATGCGTGGCCGTATTGAAGAGATAATGATGGGCAGTGCTTCGGGAATGTGGAATGGTACTTTCCATGGTATCTGTCACCGAATTCTCCGTGCTCACTACCTTGATGCTACGCTGCCTGAAGATTTCCAGATCATTGATACCGATGATCAGGTGCGTCTATTGCGTCGCTTGATTAAAGCGCAGAACTTAGATGAAAAGCAGTGGCCAGCAAAACAAGTTGCGTGGTGGATCAATGGCAAAAAAGATGAAGGTCTGCGCCCGAATCACATTGATGCCTACGGCGATCCGATCACTAAGACATATCTTCAGCTATACAGTGCTTACCAAGAAGCTTGTGACCGTGCAGGATTAGTCGACTTTGCGGAAATCTTACTCCGTGCCCATGAGCTCCTGCGTGATAAGAAACATATCCGTGAACATTACCAAGCTCGCTTTAAACATATTCTTGTCGACGAATTCCAAGACACCAACAATATCCAATATGCTTGGCTACGCATGATGGCAGGCCCTGACTCACATGTGATGATTGTTGGTGATGATGACCAGTCTATCTACGGTTGGCGCGGCGCTAAGATTGAGAACATTGAGAAGTTTACTCAAGAGTTCCCAAGCGTGAACACCATTCGCCTTGAGCAGAACTATCGCTCAACCAAGACCATTCTAGAAGCGTCCAACACTCTGATTGCTAATAATACTGAGCGTATGGGCAAAGAGCTTTGGACTGATGGCGCGGAAGGTGAGCCGATTTCCGTTTACTCGGCCTATAACGAGCTTGATGAAGCGCGTTTCGCGGTCAACAAAATTAAAGAGTGGCAGGATAAAGGCGGCGTACTCAATGATGCCGCGATGCTGTACCGCAATAACGCCCAATCACGTGTGCTTGAAGAGGCCTTGATCCAAGCAGGTCTGCCATATCGTATTTATGGTGGTATGCGATTCTTCGAACGCCAAGAGATCAAAGATGCCTTAAGCTATTTGCGTCTGATGTCGAACCGAAATGATGATGCGGCGTTTGAACGTGTGGTGAATACGCCAACTCGTGGTTTAGGCGATAAAACCCTTGAGACAATTCGCTTTGCCGCGCGCGACCAAGGCAGCACCATGTGGCAAGCGAGTCTGCATTTGCTTGAAAACCAAGTATTAGCAGGGCGAGCAGCTGGTGCACTCAGCCGCTTTATTGAATTGGTTAATGCACTTGAAGATGACACCTGTGAATTGTCGCTGCATGAGCAAACCGACCATGTGATCAAATATTCTGGCCTGTTCGCGATGTATGAACAAGAGAAAGGCGAGAAGTCGAAAGCACGTATTGAGAACTTGGAAGAGCTTGTTACGGCAACACGTCAGTTTGAAAAGCCAGAAGAAGCCGAAGATATGACGCTGCTGACGGCGTTTTTGACTCACGCTGCGCTAGAGGCAGGGGAAGGCCAAGCGGACGAATTTGATGATGCGGTTCAGCTCATGACCCTGCACAGTGCGAAAGGTTTGGAATTCCCACTGGTATTTATGGTCGGTGTCGAAGAGGGCATGTTCCCAAGCCAAATGTCTGCGGAAGAAGCAGGCCGTTTGGAAGAAGAGCGCCGACTTTGCTACGTGGGCATGACTCGTGCGATGGAGAAACTCTACATTACCTACGCAGAGATGCGTCGTTTGTATGGTCAAGATAAGTACCATAAACCATCACGCTTTATTCGCGAACTGCCAGAAAAGTGTCTTGATGAAGTACGTATGAAAGCACAAGTTAGCCGCCCAGCAAGCTCTGGCCGCTTTAGCCAAACTGTCGTGAAAGAGAGTTTTAACGAAACTGGCTTTAGTCTAGGTTCACGCGTTATGCACCCTAAATTCGGAGAGGGCACCATCATCAACTTTGAAGGCAGCGGCCCACAAAGTCGTGTTCAAGTTGCTTTTAACGGTGAAGGAATTAAGTGGTTGGTGACTGCTTACGCTAAGTTAGAAACGTTATAA
- the ggt gene encoding gamma-glutamyltransferase: MQWKMKCLTAYLLLTSASTFANQAADSVAPERSSGLEQKQLVTAKDWMVTAANPLATQAGADILAQGGNAIDAMVTTQLMLGLVEPQSSGIGGGAFLVYWDAKSQQLTTYDGRETAPLDATPRLFQDENGEPLKFYDAVVGGRSVGTPGTVKLMWDTHQKYGQLEWQKLIEPVIEVATKGFKVSPRLATLIENDAERLSRFATTKAYFFNPDGSPKPAGTLLKNPEYAETLTAIAKQGAKAFYQGPIADSIIETVQNASGNPGVLAQKDFDAYSIKQRQPVCSAYQSYDICGMGPPSSGALTVGQILAITEQFDLKVWGANDARSWQVIADASRLAFADRGMYMADEDFVPMPTQGLLDKEYLKQRAQLIKPGKALATVSAGSPPWSYAQRQSSDESIELPSTSHFNVVDKQGNIVSITTTIENAFGSRLMTNGFLLNNELTDFSFRTHQEGKPIANRLEPGKRPRSSMAPTIIMQDDKPYMAIGSPGGSRIIGYVAQAIIAHTQWGMDIQQAVNQPHLLNRFGTLDIEQGTQAETLKPELEKMGFKVNVRDLNSGLHAILVQDGQLQGAADPRREGAAIGK, from the coding sequence ATGCAGTGGAAAATGAAATGCCTCACCGCCTATTTATTGCTGACGTCAGCCAGTACCTTCGCTAATCAAGCCGCCGACTCCGTCGCTCCAGAGCGCAGCAGTGGTTTAGAACAAAAACAGCTGGTGACCGCCAAAGATTGGATGGTTACCGCAGCCAACCCACTTGCCACTCAAGCAGGAGCCGACATTCTTGCCCAAGGTGGCAATGCCATTGATGCCATGGTTACCACTCAATTGATGCTCGGCTTGGTTGAGCCACAATCTTCCGGTATCGGTGGCGGTGCATTCCTTGTTTACTGGGATGCAAAAAGCCAACAGTTGACCACTTATGATGGCCGAGAAACTGCGCCACTCGATGCGACACCACGGTTGTTTCAAGATGAAAATGGCGAGCCACTCAAGTTCTATGATGCCGTTGTCGGCGGGCGATCTGTCGGCACACCGGGTACGGTTAAGTTGATGTGGGATACCCATCAAAAATATGGTCAACTTGAATGGCAGAAGTTGATTGAACCTGTCATTGAGGTTGCAACTAAAGGATTTAAGGTCAGCCCACGCCTTGCTACCTTAATTGAAAACGATGCCGAGCGCTTAAGTCGCTTTGCCACAACCAAAGCTTACTTCTTCAATCCAGATGGCTCACCAAAACCAGCCGGAACGCTACTTAAGAACCCTGAATACGCTGAAACCTTAACTGCCATTGCTAAACAAGGGGCAAAAGCCTTCTACCAAGGCCCTATTGCTGACAGCATTATTGAAACGGTACAAAACGCATCAGGTAACCCTGGGGTATTAGCGCAAAAAGATTTCGACGCATATTCAATCAAACAGCGCCAACCTGTCTGCTCAGCCTATCAAAGTTATGACATCTGCGGCATGGGGCCACCGAGCTCAGGTGCGCTGACCGTCGGTCAAATACTGGCAATAACCGAGCAATTTGATTTAAAAGTCTGGGGAGCCAATGACGCCAGATCTTGGCAAGTGATTGCAGACGCATCACGACTGGCGTTTGCCGATCGCGGTATGTATATGGCAGATGAGGACTTTGTGCCGATGCCGACTCAAGGCTTACTTGATAAAGAGTACCTCAAACAGCGCGCACAACTGATCAAGCCGGGTAAAGCTTTAGCGACGGTGAGTGCGGGCTCTCCTCCATGGAGCTACGCACAGCGTCAAAGCAGCGATGAATCAATTGAACTGCCTTCCACAAGCCATTTTAATGTCGTGGATAAGCAAGGAAATATCGTCTCTATCACCACCACGATTGAAAATGCGTTTGGCTCTCGTCTAATGACCAATGGCTTCCTCCTCAATAATGAGCTCACCGACTTCTCGTTCAGAACTCACCAAGAAGGCAAACCGATCGCTAACCGCTTGGAACCAGGTAAACGCCCGCGTTCATCAATGGCGCCAACCATTATCATGCAAGATGATAAACCATATATGGCCATTGGCTCTCCCGGTGGTAGCCGCATCATAGGTTATGTCGCTCAAGCCATCATTGCCCATACCCAATGGGGAATGGATATCCAGCAAGCGGTCAATCAACCACACCTACTTAACCGCTTTGGCACATTAGATATCGAGCAAGGAACACAAGCCGAAACACTTAAGCCTGAGCTAGAAAAAATGGGCTTTAAGGTCAACGTACGTGACTTGAACTCGGGTCTGCACGCTATCTTAGTCCAAGACGGTCAACTACAAGGCGCTGCTGACCCAAGACGAGAAGGAGCCGCGATAGGAAAATAA
- a CDS encoding DoxX family protein — MSDSIKNMLNTYDNIINATQNAFVPLLLLFCRLWVAWVFFNSGLTKIATWDSTLYLFEYEYQVPVLPWQLAAYMGTAAELILPVFIALGLLSRPMAAILFVFNIIAVVSYPVLWAQGFFDHQLWGLMILIVIVWGPGPLSVDKLIRNKLLR, encoded by the coding sequence ATGTCCGATTCAATCAAAAATATGCTCAACACTTACGACAATATTATTAACGCGACTCAGAACGCTTTTGTTCCTTTGCTACTGCTATTTTGTCGACTTTGGGTTGCCTGGGTATTCTTTAATTCAGGACTAACTAAAATTGCCACTTGGGATAGCACCCTCTATCTGTTTGAGTACGAATACCAAGTTCCTGTTTTGCCTTGGCAATTAGCTGCGTATATGGGAACCGCAGCTGAACTAATACTGCCGGTGTTTATCGCTCTAGGCTTGTTGAGCAGACCAATGGCCGCAATCTTATTTGTCTTCAATATTATCGCGGTGGTTTCTTACCCAGTGCTGTGGGCACAAGGTTTCTTTGACCACCAACTGTGGGGGTTAATGATATTAATTGTCATTGTTTGGGGACCAGGGCCATTGTCCGTCGATAAGCTAATTAGAAATAAACTACTCCGCTAA
- a CDS encoding LysE family translocator: MNELTILTTLAVVHFVALMSPGPDFALVVQNATRYGRQTGLYIALGLSCGILLHSLLSLTGVSYLVHQQPTLFALLQLAGGSYLFYLGYGALKSTWAKVKHSAESEQASEQTSLLLSNKRQAFSRGFATNILNPKALVFFVSLMSSLVPAGMSLAGKGGALIILWGISLAWFSFLAWALSTSRMQKKITSLAIYVDGLCGVLFSVIGAGILWQSTTALAAQF, translated from the coding sequence ATGAACGAATTAACCATCCTAACCACTCTTGCCGTTGTCCACTTTGTTGCATTGATGAGCCCAGGGCCTGATTTTGCTCTGGTGGTGCAAAATGCCACTCGTTACGGACGCCAAACTGGCCTTTATATTGCGCTAGGTTTGTCTTGCGGCATCTTGCTTCATTCATTATTAAGCCTTACTGGTGTCAGCTACTTAGTCCACCAGCAGCCGACCTTATTTGCCTTGTTGCAGTTGGCCGGCGGAAGCTACCTGTTCTATTTAGGTTACGGTGCCTTAAAAAGCACCTGGGCCAAAGTAAAACACTCAGCAGAGAGCGAGCAAGCAAGCGAGCAAACCAGTTTGCTATTGAGCAATAAACGCCAAGCCTTTTCCCGTGGCTTTGCCACCAATATCCTCAACCCGAAAGCCCTCGTGTTTTTTGTCAGCTTAATGTCGAGTTTAGTCCCAGCAGGCATGTCCTTAGCTGGTAAAGGAGGAGCGTTAATCATCTTGTGGGGCATTTCTCTGGCTTGGTTTTCATTCTTAGCATGGGCATTGTCTACTTCACGTATGCAGAAAAAAATAACTTCTTTAGCCATATATGTTGACGGCCTGTGTGGGGTACTGTTCAGCGTTATTGGAGCGGGCATTTTGTGGCAATCAACCACTGCTCTGGCGGCTCAGTTCTGA
- a CDS encoding DUF2282 domain-containing protein yields MKKSNLAVTAAVTSLIAFGGTVLTAAPAVAAEKEKCYGVAKAGKNDCATKTSSCAGTAKEDNQTDAFVVVPKGLCGKLAGGSTQSS; encoded by the coding sequence ATGAAAAAGTCTAATCTTGCTGTTACTGCTGCTGTTACAAGTCTCATTGCGTTTGGTGGTACCGTCCTTACTGCAGCGCCAGCAGTCGCGGCTGAAAAAGAAAAATGCTACGGCGTAGCTAAAGCCGGCAAAAATGACTGTGCAACAAAAACCAGCTCTTGTGCAGGTACAGCAAAAGAAGATAACCAAACTGACGCATTTGTTGTCGTACCTAAAGGCCTATGTGGCAAATTGGCAGGCGGTAGCACTCAATCATCATAA
- a CDS encoding DUF692 domain-containing protein has product MKSTTFHPQVGVGLRSPHLDYFVEQKPPLSWLEIHSENYFQPYSKARQQLHLLANHYQISCHGIGLSLGSVERINQQHLTQLRSLINDVEPFLVSDHLSWSQTGGHYFNDLLPLPYTEEALKVFCRNVEEVQDAIQRPLLIENPSSYLKFNHSTIKEWEFLAEVQKRTECRLLLDLNNIHVSAFNHGFDSVEYINAIPEHAVDEIHLAGFTVKHLDQGEIWIDTHSRPVSDEVWQLYQYWLESYGERHTLIEWDLDIPEPEVLLNEATKASHQLQRWQDKQRKVS; this is encoded by the coding sequence GTGAAATCAACCACTTTTCATCCCCAAGTTGGCGTAGGGCTACGCTCTCCACATCTAGACTACTTTGTCGAACAAAAACCACCGCTGTCTTGGCTAGAGATCCATAGCGAAAACTATTTCCAACCCTACTCTAAGGCAAGGCAACAACTGCACCTTCTTGCTAACCACTACCAAATCAGTTGCCACGGTATCGGTCTTTCACTGGGTAGTGTTGAGCGAATAAACCAACAGCACCTGACGCAACTTCGCAGTCTAATTAACGATGTTGAACCATTTTTGGTTTCCGATCATCTCAGCTGGAGTCAAACTGGCGGCCATTATTTTAATGACTTGCTACCACTGCCTTATACCGAAGAAGCACTCAAGGTCTTTTGTCGTAATGTTGAGGAGGTTCAAGATGCCATTCAGCGACCTCTTCTGATTGAAAACCCTTCCAGCTATCTCAAATTTAATCACTCGACCATTAAAGAGTGGGAGTTCTTGGCGGAAGTGCAAAAGCGTACCGAGTGTCGACTACTGCTCGATTTAAACAATATTCATGTCTCCGCCTTTAACCATGGTTTTGACAGTGTTGAGTACATCAATGCCATCCCCGAGCACGCGGTGGATGAGATTCACTTAGCTGGCTTTACCGTCAAACACCTCGACCAAGGTGAAATCTGGATTGATACCCACAGCCGCCCAGTCAGTGATGAAGTGTGGCAGCTCTATCAATATTGGCTTGAGTCGTATGGTGAGCGCCATACTCTGATTGAATGGGATTTAGATATCCCCGAGCCTGAAGTTTTATTAAACGAAGCAACCAAGGCCTCCCACCAACTGCAACGTTGGCAAGATAAACAAAGGAAGGTCTCATGA
- the rarD gene encoding EamA family transporter RarD, with protein MTPDEQQRAKQGVFLAIGAYTMWGIAPIYFKALGDVSPLEILSHRVVWSFFLLAALLHFGRRWRNVRDVIKSKQKLMYLVTTAVLVGANWLIFIWAVNSDHMLDASLGYYINPLINVLLGMLFLGERLRKLQWFAVALATCGVLVQLFVFGSIPTVAIALAFSFGFYGLLRKKVSLEAQTGLFVETLVLLPAAAIYLMWIADTPTSNFTENPLNLNLLLISAGIITTLPLLCFTGAATRLKLSTLGFFQYIGPSLMFLLAVLIYGEAFTMDKTITFAFIWGALVVFSFDGLRANKKSKKASQTH; from the coding sequence ATGACTCCAGACGAACAACAGCGAGCCAAGCAAGGTGTCTTCCTCGCGATTGGTGCCTATACCATGTGGGGCATTGCGCCAATCTACTTTAAAGCGCTCGGTGATGTCTCCCCGCTAGAAATTCTAAGTCACCGCGTCGTCTGGTCGTTCTTCCTACTGGCCGCTCTACTTCACTTCGGTCGTCGCTGGCGCAATGTACGAGACGTGATCAAGTCAAAACAGAAGCTGATGTACCTAGTTACGACTGCGGTATTGGTTGGGGCAAACTGGTTGATCTTCATTTGGGCGGTCAATTCTGATCACATGCTCGATGCCAGCTTGGGCTACTACATCAACCCTCTGATAAATGTACTACTCGGGATGCTCTTTTTGGGCGAACGGCTACGTAAACTGCAGTGGTTTGCTGTCGCTCTTGCCACTTGTGGCGTGCTGGTGCAGTTATTTGTGTTTGGTTCTATTCCGACTGTCGCTATCGCTTTAGCCTTTAGTTTTGGCTTTTATGGCCTTCTGCGTAAAAAAGTCAGCCTTGAAGCGCAAACAGGCTTATTCGTTGAGACCTTAGTACTGCTGCCTGCGGCTGCAATTTACTTAATGTGGATTGCCGATACTCCGACGTCAAATTTCACGGAGAATCCGCTGAATCTAAACTTGCTACTGATTTCCGCGGGTATCATCACTACCTTACCGCTACTTTGCTTTACCGGCGCAGCGACGCGACTCAAGCTATCTACACTGGGCTTCTTCCAATATATTGGCCCAAGTTTAATGTTCCTGCTTGCTGTACTGATTTACGGCGAAGCCTTCACCATGGATAAGACGATCACCTTTGCCTTTATTTGGGGAGCGTTGGTGGTATTTAGCTTTGATGGGCTGCGAGCCAATAAAAAGTCAAAGAAGGCGTCTCAAACACACTGA